One genomic region from Pristis pectinata isolate sPriPec2 chromosome X, sPriPec2.1.pri, whole genome shotgun sequence encodes:
- the npffl gene encoding pro-FMRFamide-related neuropeptide FF like encodes MDGKLLLLVFCSVVSYLGMATCTKEGELESIYLADREVSLPARAQIAADGGRYTAKKQGSDRTLSSLVNSIIHVPEKTGRNPSFVFQPQRFGREAQRTSDYGTEARIHSRGWDIIPPQFWSMTVPQRFGKKK; translated from the exons ATGGACGGCAAACTACTCCTCCTTGTCTTTTGCTCAGTGGTGAGCTACCTCGGAATGGCCACGTGCACGAAAGAGGGAGAGCTCGAGTCAATCTATctggcagatcgtgaggtcagtctCCCTGCAAGAGCTCAAATTGCAGCG GATGGGGGCAGGTACACTGCAAAGAAGCAGGGCAGTGATCGCACGCTGAGCTCGCTGGTGAACTCCATAATCCATGTCCCAGAAAAAACTGGAAGAAACCCTTCCTTTGTATTCCAGCCCCAAAG GTTTGGGCGTGAAGCTCAAAGAACCTCCGACTATGGCACTGAGGCTCGGATACACTCCCGGGGATGGGATATCATTCCACCACAGTTCTGGAGCATGACAGTGCCGCAGCGTTTTGGAAAGAAGAAATAA